Within Nitrosopumilus sp., the genomic segment AGGCCGTCTTCTAATGCAGAGTATAGTGAAATTCCAGCTTCTACTGGTTTGATATCTAATTTACCTAAGATTGATGCTAATTTTTCATTGATTGCTTCTCCTTTCTTTACTGGGGTGCTGTCTTTTGCAATCCAGATTGTACCTTGATCAATTTTTGTTGGAATGCCAGCTTCTTTGAATTCAGTAAGCATTGGACCTGGTGCAATACCTGTGTTTTTGGCAGGAACTACAATGTCAATACTTGCAATGTCTCCACCTCTTGCTGCCATCATGATTTTGTTTTTGGCAAGTAGTACGTTTAGCTTGAATGGTGACATGTCAGTAAATATGAACATGATTTGTCCTTTCAAATCAGAAATGATGTCTTTGATTCCTGGAATATCTAGTGTCTCTAGTGCTTTTGCTGCAACCTTATCTTTGACACAGACAAATTCTACTTGGCCTTTCAATGTTTTTCTTAATGGTAAGATTTGAGTGGAACGTACCTTTCTCATTTGAATGATTGATACAACTTTGTATTTTTTTGGAAGCTCTAATAGCTGTTGATACATCTGGGATTTTCTTTTAGGATAAGTGGTTCTATTCTCATGCATATTTCTTCTTAACCTCTTGTGCTTGTTTGATTGGTTTTCCCATTGTAGTCTTTACCAAAATCTTTTTCATGTTCTTCTCGCCGTTTGGCAATTTCTTTTCAATTGCGTTAAGGACTGCATGTGCGTTAATTGCTAAATCTGCATCCTCCATTGTTACATCTCCAATTTTAGCTGAAATGGATAGTGATGCTCTTGTTCTTACTTTGATACAAGATCTAAATCTTTCCAAGAATGCTTCAATTGATGCATCAAAAGGAACAGGTGTTGGCATTTTTCCTCTTGGACCTAAAAGTTGACCCAATGTTTTACCGACAGTTGGCATGATTTTTGTATCTGCCAAAAAGAAATCATATTTGTTTATGAATTTTCTAGATTCTCTTTTGTTAGTTCCAAATTTATCTAGTTCTTCAGTTCCAATTACAGAATCTGCATTTGCAGCTTTTGCTTTTTGGCTCATGTCACCTGTTGCAATAATGCAAACAGTTGCTGGAGAACTTGTCTTTGGAAGCTGAACAACTTCGTTAATTGCAAATCCTTTCTTTACATCAATATCTTTGAAAGTTACGATTAATTCCACAGATTGTTTGAATTTCCTCTCTTTGGTAGCAGCTTTTGCCTCTTTTACCAAATCGACGAGCTGACTCTCTGTGATCATAACGAACAATTTTCTAGAAAGCCTACTTAAAATCGTTTAGAGATTTGGGTTTTAGACCAATCAA encodes:
- a CDS encoding 50S ribosomal protein L10 is translated as MHENRTTYPKRKSQMYQQLLELPKKYKVVSIIQMRKVRSTQILPLRKTLKGQVEFVCVKDKVAAKALETLDIPGIKDIISDLKGQIMFIFTDMSPFKLNVLLAKNKIMMAARGGDIASIDIVVPAKNTGIAPGPMLTEFKEAGIPTKIDQGTIWIAKDSTPVKKGEAINEKLASILGKLDIKPVEAGISLYSALEDGLRYAETEMVIDVDKVRDQFAQAHQEAVSLSIEAAYVTAENISQILAKASGYARSLSVESGFMTDETKEQILQKADAQAKGVAGQAKDYTPA
- a CDS encoding 50S ribosomal protein L1 translates to MITESQLVDLVKEAKAATKERKFKQSVELIVTFKDIDVKKGFAINEVVQLPKTSSPATVCIIATGDMSQKAKAANADSVIGTEELDKFGTNKRESRKFINKYDFFLADTKIMPTVGKTLGQLLGPRGKMPTPVPFDASIEAFLERFRSCIKVRTRASLSISAKIGDVTMEDADLAINAHAVLNAIEKKLPNGEKNMKKILVKTTMGKPIKQAQEVKKKYA